In Palaemon carinicauda isolate YSFRI2023 chromosome 14, ASM3689809v2, whole genome shotgun sequence, the following proteins share a genomic window:
- the LOC137653456 gene encoding sulfotransferase 1C4-like — MKLQSGHEVVPLEGHEREKQLKDFQGYTNGLIRLMPGRWLFPTRFQKVADRIYNFQHKKSDVVVMTWPKCGTTWTQEIVWTMMNSPNLDHPDAKSPILARSPFIEMDMFFPELKPGELPPSEDPFYVAFKKVCGNKNPADGMHVQLAEDVADPRLIKTHLPFSLMPPALLDTCKVVYVARNPKDVIVSFHHHSRLVKLHDYVGTFADFAQYFVDDDLVFGPYWLHLKEAWERRTHKNLHFIFYEDLKVNPLAEIKKLDTFLNTDLTEAQLNGIVKYTSFKEMRARDNAPVFEFEQKGVKVEAFNGEVIKKDGGFFRKGESGDWKGKFTPEMDDKVNHWIRKNLDNLGLEFKYGL; from the exons ATGAAGCTGCAGAGTGGCCACGAAGTGGTACCTTTAGAAGGACACGAAAGGGAGAAACAATTGAAGGACTTCCAGGGGTACACAAATGGTCTAATTCGTTTGATGCCCGGTAGGTGGCTCTTCCCTACCAGGTTTCAGAAAGTCGCCGATCGGATTTATAATTTCCAG cacaaGAAAAGTGACGTAGTGGTGATGACCTGGCCCAAATGCGGCACGACCTGGACTCAAGAGATCGTCTGGACGATGATGAACAGCCCAAACTTGGACCATCCAGATGCCAAGTCTCCCATTCTGGCCAGGTCACCTTTCATTGA GATGGATATGTTCTTCCCGGAATTGAAACCTGGAGAACTGCCCCCATCAGAAGACCCATTTTACGTTGCTTTCAAGAAAGTGTGTGGTAATAAAAATCCTGCTGATGGGATGCACGTGCAGTTGGCTGAAGATGTAGCTGATCCGAGGCTTATCAAAACCCATTTGCCTTTCTCCTTAATGCCGCCTGCATTACTAGACACTTGCAAG GTTGTTTATGTGGCGAGAAATCCGAAGGATGTCATCGTGTCTTTCCATCATCATTCGAGGCTCGTGAAGTTGCACGACTATGTTGGCACCTTTGCAGACTTTGCTCAGTACTTCGTCGATGATGATT TGGTATTTGGTCCGTACTGGCTCCACCTGAAGGAGGCCTGGGAGAGGAGAACCCACAAAAACCTCCACTTCATATTCTACGAGGATCTGAAAGTGAATCCTCTCGCAGAGATTAAGAAACTCGATACCTTCCTCAACACTGATCTGACGGAGGCTCAGCTGAATGGCATCGTCAAATACACGTCCTTCAAGGAGATGAGAGCAAGGGACAACGCCCCTGTGTTTGAATTCGAACAGAAAGGAGTCAAGGTGGAAGCCTTCAATGGCGAAGTCATCAAGAAAGATGGAGGATTCTTCAGGAAGG gggAGTCTGGCGACTGGAAAGGCAAATTTACCCCCGAAATGGACGATAAAGTCAACCACTGGATCCGGAAAAATTTGGACAACTTGGGTCTTGAATTCAAGTACGgactttaa
- the LOC137653457 gene encoding sulfotransferase 1A1-like isoform X1 translates to MKLLTSHEVIPVEGAERERLIKDFEAYTPGLIRLMPGRWLLHAKYREIADMIYSFQYRKSDVTLMTWPKCGTTLMQETIWTLINNPNLNSPDGQLSLTLRSPFFEMDMFAPPSKPGEVPAQNKHMLAAMKRWYPDLAQNDAVFYQFSTVYPDPRLLKTHLPFSLMSPSILDSSKVVYVARNPKDVVVSYHHHSKIVKGHDFVGRFEDFVQYFVDDDLMYGPYWLHLKEALERRNHPNLHFMFYEDMKANPLEELKKLNEFLSTNLSEDQLKGIAKYTSFKEMKARGVTPILDFEKNGVKMNVLNEDIVKKDGGILRKGETGDWKNKLSLELEAKIDQWIQKNLADLDVTFKYRV, encoded by the exons ATGAAACTCCTTACCAGCCACGAAGTTATCCCTGTGGAGGGAGCTGAAAGAGAAAGGCTGATAAAGGACTTCGAGGCTTATACTCCTGGTCTAATTCGATTAATGCCCGGTAGATGGCTCTTGCACGCAAAGTATCGGGAAATCGCTGACATGATCTACTCTTTCCAG TACAGGAAAAGTGACGTGACATTGATGACATGGCCCAAATGTGGTACGACATTGATGCAGGAGACCATTTGGACTTTGATAAACAATCCGAACCTCAACAGCCCTGATGGCCAACTTTCTCTTACCTTGAGATCACCTTTCTTCGA GATGGACATGTTTGCCCCACCTTCGAAGCCAGGCGAAGTCCCTGCACAGAACAAACACATGTTGGCAGCTATGAAAAGATGGTATCCAGACTTGGCACAGAATGATGCCGTTTTTTACCAGTTTTCAACAGTCTACCCAGATCCAAGACTGTTAAAAACACACTTACCGTTTTCACTGATGTCGCCTTCCATACTGGATTCGAGCAAG GTCGTGTATGTCGCAAGAAACCCAAAAGATGTCGTTGTATCCTACCATCACCACAGCAAGATTGTCAAGGGACATGATTTCGTTGGCAGATTTGAAGATTTCGTTCAGTACTTCGTCGACGATGACT TGATGTACGGCCCTTACTGGCTCCATCTGAAGGAGGCGCTGGAGAGGAGGAACCACCCAAACCTACACTTCATGTTCTATGAGGACATGAAGGCAAACCCTCTGGAGGAACTGAAGAAACTCAACGAGTTCCTGAGTACAAACCTTAGTGAGGATCAGCTAAAAGGCATTGCCAAGTACACCTCATTTAAGGAGATGAAAGCTAGGGGCGTCACCCCGATACTAGACTTCGAGAAAAATGGAGTGAAGATGAATGTGCTCAATGAAGACATTGTGAAGAAAGATGGAGGAATCTTGAGAAAAG GCGAAACTGGTGACTGGAAGAATAAGCTGAGCCTTGAACTTGAAGCCAAGATAGACCAATGGATTCAGAAGAATTTGGCGGATCTTGATGTGACCTTTAAATATAGAGTATGA
- the LOC137653457 gene encoding sulfotransferase 1A1-like isoform X2, giving the protein MTWPKCGTTLMQETIWTLINNPNLNSPDGQLSLTLRSPFFEMDMFAPPSKPGEVPAQNKHMLAAMKRWYPDLAQNDAVFYQFSTVYPDPRLLKTHLPFSLMSPSILDSSKVVYVARNPKDVVVSYHHHSKIVKGHDFVGRFEDFVQYFVDDDLMYGPYWLHLKEALERRNHPNLHFMFYEDMKANPLEELKKLNEFLSTNLSEDQLKGIAKYTSFKEMKARGVTPILDFEKNGVKMNVLNEDIVKKDGGILRKGETGDWKNKLSLELEAKIDQWIQKNLADLDVTFKYRV; this is encoded by the exons ATGACATGGCCCAAATGTGGTACGACATTGATGCAGGAGACCATTTGGACTTTGATAAACAATCCGAACCTCAACAGCCCTGATGGCCAACTTTCTCTTACCTTGAGATCACCTTTCTTCGA GATGGACATGTTTGCCCCACCTTCGAAGCCAGGCGAAGTCCCTGCACAGAACAAACACATGTTGGCAGCTATGAAAAGATGGTATCCAGACTTGGCACAGAATGATGCCGTTTTTTACCAGTTTTCAACAGTCTACCCAGATCCAAGACTGTTAAAAACACACTTACCGTTTTCACTGATGTCGCCTTCCATACTGGATTCGAGCAAG GTCGTGTATGTCGCAAGAAACCCAAAAGATGTCGTTGTATCCTACCATCACCACAGCAAGATTGTCAAGGGACATGATTTCGTTGGCAGATTTGAAGATTTCGTTCAGTACTTCGTCGACGATGACT TGATGTACGGCCCTTACTGGCTCCATCTGAAGGAGGCGCTGGAGAGGAGGAACCACCCAAACCTACACTTCATGTTCTATGAGGACATGAAGGCAAACCCTCTGGAGGAACTGAAGAAACTCAACGAGTTCCTGAGTACAAACCTTAGTGAGGATCAGCTAAAAGGCATTGCCAAGTACACCTCATTTAAGGAGATGAAAGCTAGGGGCGTCACCCCGATACTAGACTTCGAGAAAAATGGAGTGAAGATGAATGTGCTCAATGAAGACATTGTGAAGAAAGATGGAGGAATCTTGAGAAAAG GCGAAACTGGTGACTGGAAGAATAAGCTGAGCCTTGAACTTGAAGCCAAGATAGACCAATGGATTCAGAAGAATTTGGCGGATCTTGATGTGACCTTTAAATATAGAGTATGA